One genomic segment of Vulgatibacter sp. includes these proteins:
- a CDS encoding FYDLN acid domain-containing protein codes for MSPARDLGTRHSCWKCETKFYDLKKPAPICPKCGADQRESPALKEPPKVSKKAAAAAAAAAPKPRNQEESEEREEGVEEDEGFESDEEEDLGGDEEESDEDF; via the coding sequence ATGAGCCCAGCGAGAGATCTCGGCACCCGGCACAGCTGTTGGAAGTGCGAGACCAAGTTCTACGACTTGAAGAAGCCCGCTCCGATCTGCCCGAAGTGCGGCGCGGATCAGCGCGAGAGCCCGGCTCTCAAGGAGCCGCCCAAGGTGTCGAAGAAGGCAGCTGCCGCGGCGGCTGCAGCGGCGCCCAAGCCCCGCAACCAGGAGGAATCCGAGGAGCGCGAGGAGGGTGTCGAGGAGGACGAGGGCTTCGAGAGCGACGAGGAAGAAGACCTCGGCGGCGACGAAGAGGAGTCCGACGAGGACTTCTGA
- a CDS encoding GYF domain-containing protein, with protein sequence MRFACESCLTRYTLADEKVQGRVLKIRCKNCGTVMVVRDPALAQPEPATFGDEATRTLSASEAMRLAAAAGAAAPSAFDQVGGPPAEPAWDEQATRTMDAAEAQRLARAEEPGAEWYAMRNGEQLGPMSRDELAMELASGGLTARNYVWREGMGDWQRLEGVDELVALLPAATAPAAALPVAAEEPPVEEAPPVEEGPLDPAALFSGNETESTPAEPTPAVPAPAAAPKPSAPAAPGWTMADAGAPRAAPGRAATATAPAKEGTGSSRVVRLVAAGVILAALFAAAAFFLLPAAPASAPAPSEATGAAATGSGPVRLGAIDLPAGASLAGNAVRSALATRLPGYSRCVLDHTSTGNRPGSVTVRAVVAPTGVVTTASVADGGGELGVCLADRTRDVRFPAFEGEPLELTVPLVIAGK encoded by the coding sequence ATGCGTTTTGCCTGTGAGTCCTGCCTGACGCGCTACACCCTGGCCGACGAGAAGGTGCAGGGTCGGGTCCTCAAGATCCGCTGCAAGAATTGCGGCACCGTGATGGTGGTGCGCGATCCGGCCCTTGCCCAGCCCGAGCCCGCGACCTTCGGCGACGAGGCCACCCGGACCCTCTCCGCCTCGGAGGCGATGCGGCTGGCGGCTGCAGCAGGCGCCGCTGCGCCCAGCGCCTTCGACCAGGTCGGCGGCCCGCCGGCGGAGCCTGCTTGGGACGAGCAGGCCACCCGGACCATGGACGCCGCCGAGGCGCAGCGTCTCGCCAGGGCCGAGGAGCCCGGCGCCGAATGGTACGCGATGCGCAACGGCGAGCAGCTCGGGCCGATGTCCCGGGACGAGCTCGCGATGGAGCTCGCGAGCGGCGGCCTCACCGCGCGCAACTACGTCTGGCGCGAGGGGATGGGAGATTGGCAGCGGCTCGAGGGCGTCGACGAGCTGGTTGCGCTCCTCCCCGCAGCGACGGCACCTGCCGCGGCGCTGCCCGTCGCCGCGGAGGAGCCGCCGGTGGAGGAGGCGCCGCCGGTGGAGGAGGGGCCGCTCGATCCCGCGGCGCTCTTCTCCGGCAACGAGACCGAGTCGACGCCGGCGGAGCCCACCCCTGCAGTCCCAGCGCCCGCGGCGGCCCCGAAGCCGAGTGCCCCAGCGGCGCCGGGCTGGACCATGGCCGACGCCGGCGCCCCGCGCGCAGCGCCGGGCCGGGCAGCGACCGCCACCGCGCCGGCGAAGGAGGGCACCGGCTCCAGCCGCGTGGTGCGCCTCGTCGCCGCCGGCGTGATTCTCGCTGCGCTCTTCGCCGCGGCCGCCTTCTTCCTGCTGCCGGCTGCGCCTGCGTCTGCGCCGGCGCCTTCGGAGGCCACCGGCGCGGCGGCGACGGGAAGCGGCCCGGTGCGGCTCGGCGCGATCGACCTGCCCGCCGGCGCCTCCCTCGCCGGCAACGCGGTGCGCTCCGCCCTGGCCACCCGCCTGCCGGGCTACTCGCGCTGCGTGCTCGATCACACCTCCACCGGCAACCGCCCCGGCAGCGTCACCGTCCGTGCGGTGGTGGCGCCCACCGGCGTGGTCACCACCGCCTCGGTCGCCGACGGCGGCGGGGAGCTCGGTGTCTGCCTCGCCGATCGCACCCGCGACGTCCGCTTCCCCGCCTTCGAGGGCGAGCCCCTCGAGCTCACGGTGCCGCTCGTCATCGCCGGCAAGTGA
- the deoC gene encoding deoxyribose-phosphate aldolase, translating to MPEDLQHLVELVAERIRAFPAAAAPRRVQRPLPTNPREIAPFIDHTLLRADATAAEVETLCAEAARHGFATVCVNGSQVERAARALAGSEVKPIAVVGFPLGAMTPEAKAFETADAVRRGAREIDMVVHVGALKSRDYATVHRDIAAVVAAARPWPVKVILETSLLDDEQKLLACALSKAAGAAFVKTSTGFGGGGATEADVALLRRAVGDDLGVKASGGVRTAEDAMRMLRAGADRIGASASVAIVEGTLPEGGGY from the coding sequence ATGCCCGAAGATCTCCAGCACCTCGTCGAGCTCGTCGCCGAGCGGATCCGCGCGTTTCCCGCAGCGGCAGCCCCGCGGCGCGTGCAGCGCCCGCTCCCGACCAACCCCCGGGAGATCGCCCCCTTCATCGACCACACCCTGCTGCGCGCCGACGCCACCGCGGCGGAGGTGGAGACGCTCTGCGCCGAGGCGGCGCGGCACGGCTTCGCCACCGTCTGCGTCAACGGCTCGCAGGTGGAGCGCGCCGCCAGGGCCCTCGCCGGCAGCGAGGTGAAGCCGATCGCCGTGGTGGGCTTTCCCCTGGGGGCCATGACCCCGGAGGCCAAGGCCTTCGAGACCGCGGACGCGGTGCGGCGGGGCGCCCGCGAGATCGACATGGTGGTCCACGTCGGCGCGCTCAAATCCCGGGACTACGCCACCGTCCACCGCGACATCGCGGCGGTGGTGGCAGCGGCGCGGCCCTGGCCGGTGAAGGTGATCCTCGAGACCTCGCTCCTCGACGACGAGCAGAAGCTCCTGGCCTGCGCCCTCTCCAAGGCTGCAGGCGCCGCCTTCGTGAAGACCTCCACGGGCTTCGGCGGCGGCGGCGCCACCGAGGCGGACGTGGCGCTGCTGCGCAGGGCGGTCGGCGACGACCTCGGCGTCAAGGCCTCCGGCGGCGTCCGCACCGCCGAGGATGCGATGCGGATGCTCCGCGCCGGCGCCGACCGGATCGGCGCCTCGGCGTCGGTGGCGATCGTCGAGGGAACGCTGCCCGAGGGCGGCGGTTACTGA